In Clarias gariepinus isolate MV-2021 ecotype Netherlands chromosome 9, CGAR_prim_01v2, whole genome shotgun sequence, a single window of DNA contains:
- the cebpb gene encoding CCAAT/enhancer-binding protein beta produces MEVVGFYERDCLAFHSGHSLGPVHGGVYKPSTDGSMTKLGISEHEKAIDFSIYLDSALHYQQPALHAEEIFTADFSISGDAKSKRAAAEAPDYKSYAPLTEREANRSQLGYSELQETRLDTVFSPDFLGAYGKTQWRGDVNEDPRMDGSGGYDMRSYLPYQTAPSGSLGNISNASSSCSSPPGTPAPPSKARSPQPGGKIPSTGKGKKRLDKDSEEYRLRRERNNQAVRKSRDKAKMRNMETQHKVLELAAENDRLQKRVEQLSRELATLRNLLSATGQC; encoded by the coding sequence ATGGAAGTGGTCGGTTTTTACGAAAGGGACTGCCTTGCATTCCACAGCGGCCACAGTCTGGGTCCCGTCCACGGCGGCGTGTACAAACCCTCCACTGACGGCTCGATGACGAAACTCGGCATCTCCGAGCACGAGAAGGCGATCGACTTCAGCATCTACTTAGACTCCGCTCTCCACTACCAGCAGCCGGCTCTCCACGCCGAGGAGATCTTCACTGCAGACTTCTCCATCAGCGGGGACGCCAAGAGCAAGCGAGCCGCCGCGGAGGCGCCCGATTACAAGAGCTACGCGCCGCTGACCGAGCGCGAAGCCAACCGGAGCCAGCTCGGCTACTCCGAGCTTCAGGAGACGCGCCTTGACACCGTATTCAGCCCGGACTTTCTGGGCGCATACGGGAAAACCCAGTGGCGAGGCGACGTGAACGAAGATCCACGCATGGACGGATCGGGGGGCTACGACATGCGCTCCTACCTGCCGTACCAGACGGCGCCCAGTGGGAGCCTCGGGAACATCTCCAACGCGTCCTCGTCGTGCTCCAGCCCGCCTGGCACGCCCGCTCCGCCCAGCAAAGCCCGATCGCCTCAACCCGGCGGTAAAATCCCGTCTACAGGCAAAGGCAAGAAGCGCCTGGACAAGGACAGCGAGGAATACCGGCTGCGGCGGGAGCGCAACAACCAGGCCGTGCGCAAGAGCAGGGACAAAGCGAAAATGCGCAATATGGAGACGCAGCACAAAGTGCTGGAGCTGGCGGCTGAAAACGATCGGCTGCAGAAACGTGTAGAGCAGCTGTCCCGGGAGCTGGCCACCCTGCGCAACCTGCTCTCCGCCACCGGCCAGTGCTAA